The Myotis daubentonii chromosome 1, mMyoDau2.1, whole genome shotgun sequence genome includes the window CCGCCACTTGAATTGTATGATCTGGGAAGTTACTCAGACTTAACATGTCCTCAGCTGTAAATGcactcacctgtaaaatggtgatgagaCTATGGTGTTATGGTGGTAACCTCCCACGGCTGCTGTTACAGGATAACCTATGTACAGCAGCTAGCATgaaacagatgctcaacacagctGGGGTTCTGAATCTTAGGCTTGGGGATGAGCTAGAAGTAGATCTGAGATTAGAAATCCAGCCAGAGATGAAAATACCCTAAGCAATTAGATAAAACAAGGGGGAAAACCCAGCAACCAATAAGAACAGGTATGTGGTTGACAGGAGGACTGCACCTGGGTGCTGGTCACTGCTATTTCCTCCTTTGAATTCCTGGATTAGCAGGCATAGAAATGAACTCCTAAGTAGCATCCTTATTATTAATTTAGGTAATGCATATTAAAACActttgagcctggccagtgtggctcagtggctgagcatcaacctatgaaccaggaggtcatggtttgattcccagtcagggcacatgccgcgGTTggaggctggatccccagtagggggcatgcaggaggcagccactcagtgagtctctctcatcgttgatgtttctctttctctcaccctctcccttcctctctgaaatcaataaaaatatatttttaaaaattttaaataccttattttaaaaaagtttgaaaaacataacagccctagctggtttggctcaggggatagagcgtcagcctgcagaccaaagagtcctgcGTTTGATTGGGtagagggcatgtacctcgatttcaggctcctttccagcctgggccctggtcagggcatgtgcaggaggcaaccaatcgatgtgtttctctcacatcgatatttctctctgtttttccctctctcttccactctctctaaaagcaatagaaaaatattctcagatgaaggttttttaaaaagaacagaaaaacagaACATGCTAGAGGAGcctaaaaaacaataataatgttAGATGCTTATATTTACAATAAATAGAGATTTGTTAAGGTTATCTCATAAatgggggaagggagatggaaggGTAGTGTGTCTTCTCAcgtctcctttatttattttattgatttcagagaggaagggagggggggagagacagaaacatcaatgatgagagagaatcattgatcgcctgcttcctgcacaccccacactggggatcaagcccacaacctgggcatgtgccaagacagggaattgaactgtgaccttccgttcataggtcaatgctcaaccactgagccatgccggccgagCTGATGAGTATTCTAATACATATTCCCAAGACAGTAGGTAACTAAGCCAATGAGATTCCCTATAGTCTTCATCTAGGCAGTTTTACTGCCAGGCTAATTTTTCACCAATTAGACCAGGTGTTGGCTTCTCTTGGGCCCGGTGCCCAACCTATACCCTATCAGCTAAGACCTAATGTGGAGGGTCAGGTGAACAAAATCACACAACACCTCAGACCTTTGACCCAGCAAAATCTCTGGCCTGTAACATTTTTCTTAGAACATGGTTGATGGTGATATATTACATGACTggagaagaaaaaataggtaaaaattaaaaacctcaaGCCCAACTAAAAGACTCAAAAAGTTAGGAAAATGTCATTTGAAACCTATCAAACGTTCCACACAAATCACTTTCAAACATCTCACTGTTTAAACAAAAGTTCGGACCATACAGAAAATCCTGACTTACCTAAAAACTATATATAGTAGTTGAATATGCTTAGGCCAAACTACATCAAGCTAATTAAGTCAGTATCAGAGTCTGTAGACCTGGGGGAGCAGAGAgtaccacaagatggcagcattgTCCCACCTATGCTTTCTCGGGTTGCATGTTCATCTGTTGCACCTGCTCTAAAACGGCCCAATTCTTTTTTGAAGCTACAGTATTTTTAAGAGGCCTGAATAGCCcctagctcaggggtcctcaaactacggcccgcgggccacatgcaaatacaaatattgtatttgttcccgttttgtttttttacttcaaaataaggtatgtgcagtgtgcataggaatttgttcataggttttttttaaactatagtccggccctccaacggtctgagggacagtgaactggccccctgtttaaaaagtttgaggacctctgctataAAGGCACTGTTCTGCGAACAATAAGTACTgtcaaaaagaacaaattaagaGAGAGGTGACAGGAGAGGAAAGCAAAGGAGTGGAATGGTTGAAATAATGTCCATAAAGGGAAGTATACAGTGCTATGTACACAATAAGTAGTGCTTGGTCAATGACTTTGGATAACTCATAggccttttttaaattaaatgtggaAAAAGTAGTCTTCATTTAACAAGTCAAAATCAGACAAATCATGAGAGTGTGTAAGTGATACATTTATAAACTGTATCAACTCAAAAACTCACAAGGGATACAATCCTTGTTACATTCTACACCTGCACATGTACATACCTCCTACAGAGTAAACGCACAATCAACCCCCGTCATTTTAGTTCAGTGCATGGGAAATGGTATCACAACAAAGGCAATTATTTTTCAATCCAAGTACCAATTCATTATTTTGTGCAAAAATACAGTATAAGGGTTCTGACCAAGATTAGTAAGATATGTTTCTATATTACTGAAATACAGCGAAAGTCTTCAAGTTTAATTACCAaggtaattaaatttaattagttTAATTACCAAGGGAATTACTTCAGATTTACAATTGACCTACATATAGtggatgctattttttttaaaagtacaatttttaaaaatatataagctttcattgatttttttttttaaagaggaagggagagagagaaacattgatcggctgcctcctgcatgctccctactgtaGATCAAGACCaaaacccaggcatctgccctgaccagaatgggaaccagtgacctctctgtGTATGGGATGTGCCAGGgctaaaaatagcattttaaaaatctctaaagtTAAATAATACAATTCTAAAAGCATATGTGACCtgccattcattcaataaacatgatttattttaataCAGGTCACAAACGTTCAACTGATTTACCAGAGTTCTTTATTTCCTGCCTGTTATCAATTTCAGTCTTAAACCTGACTTTATATCAAAAGCAGCAGTTCAGAATTTATTTCATAAGATTAATCCCAAAAGTTACTGGGTGGCTTTTTAAACTATTTCactctttataaatataaatcactAAAATAGTCTAGAACAATGTGGAGAGCTCTTGAAAATTTGCAAGGGCCCCACCTCAGAACTTGAGTAAGAATCTTCCTGAATGTTGGGTGTGTTGCTTTTTAAGTTCCCAGGTGATAATAATATGCAGCCTAGTGTGGGAACCTCTGACCTAGACCACTCGACCAGTGGTTCTCCACTTTTAAGATGCATGAGTCACTTGAGGAAACtctatttaaaaagcaacataaaCAAACAGATGTGCTTCAGCAGACTAGGAGTGGTGTGCAGGAACCAGCATTTAAATAATCATTGCAGCTGGTCCACAAACCACTCAGAAACAATGCACAGCCTTTGTCAGATTATAAATGAGCACATTCAGCGTGCAGGTGACATGGTACTGCAAGCACTATTGAATCCTGCCCTAGGCAGTTTTAGCCAGTATTTGAGGGCAACATGtagtcctttaaaataaaatgtattcttaaaTATAAGGTCAAAGTCAAGTGAACTGTGAGATCATAATTCATTCATTAAAGAAGGAAAAGGCTTTCAAACTATTTAAACCTTTAAACAGACCAGTCTTTTGCACACAACTTAAATCTAATGCCTTTCTCCATCATTAAGTATCCTGATATGTGATCAGAGACACTGACTCCAGCTTACCAAAAATGTAATGTAGACTATAAAAAAATCTACATTCTAATCACACACCTTTACAGATTCTGTACAGTCTCTATTTAAAAAACGGGAGACCAGCTGGACATTAAAGAATACTAAAGCCGTAAATAATAAactctcaattttaaaaacaatgaaacttCACATTTCCCTCACATAAGTTTCTACTCATAATATTGGGGGGATGATATCTAGAAAATGCTAATGGTATCATGCTGCCTCTTTTGTGAAGAAGCTATTTACCAATTTTCCACAATTCTTGTCATTATCTACAAAACTAGATAGTTGGTATCTATCAATctactttaagcatttttttttaagtaaccacatgtagccctaactggtttggctcaaaggataggccttcggactcaagggtcccaggttcaattccggtcaagggcatgtaccttggttgcgggtacatccccagtagggagtgtgcaggaggccgctgataggtgtttctaactctctattcctctcccttcctctctgtaaaaaatcaataaaatatattttaaaaaaaaaaagtagccacATGTAAAGCCACACAGCAAATCAGAAGATAGAACTAGTGATTAGACCTTCCATTTGGAAAGTTGAGCTCACTATCGTATCAGCTTGACAACCATCTCAGTGTGTGGCAACTCTTACTaagtataataaatatttaagcatATCTGAGTGTGACAGCTCTACCTCCACCCCTGCCAAACTTTAGGGGCAGATACAATCTACCCTGAGCCAGAAGCTACCTAAGAACTCAGTGGCAACCATGCTAGGAAGCAGACAGCGCCGATGGTCAGTGGGATCCATCTGGCACTGTGCTCCCTCGCCTGTGTCTAAGGTGCTATTGTTTACTGTGTACACACTTTTCCATCATGTTCTCCACAAAGATTGATACCATCACCTCTTTCCCAGTCGCATATGTGATTAAACAGCGGGCATTTCTTTGTAACCAAGCAATGAAAAGGCAACTGCCAAAAACCAGCACTGTATTCCAAAAGAGACAAGCCATTGCATAAAATAAGAAACTGAAACTTAACTCCACAGTTATTAAGAAGCTAAAACACTCATACTCATTTTTAACCacttaaaaatctattaaaaaaaaacaatcaaaccaTTTTCCAGTTCATAAATGATTCAAGGccaaaataatgaattttaaaattaagtaaaacagaaatttaaaaattacccaTAAATATCCAACCAAGTGACATTGTCTtttacttgggggaggggggatgtggggggaggggggacttaAATGGCTAAAATGAACATATAGAGACAGCACTCCTGAGGAAAGGATTTCAAAACAGGACACAACGGTATAAGGCACTACCTTAACTTCAGTCTGCACTTAAGTCTTCTTAAATGCAAAGCACGCGGGACAGGGGAGGGaagaacacacaaacacattcaACTTTTCATGTCCTTTTCGCTggtttggcagttaactgcttttctctttcaaattCCTTCTCTCGTTGCTGCTCTCTTTCCAACtcttctttctgcctcttctgctgCAGTTTAAGTGCTCTTTTCTATATCAAAAATTCAAAAAACAAGAGAACAATCAAGGTTTATAGATTATGACCTAGTTTAAAAGTAAAAGTGCTTTCGTTTGAGGTAATCAATACATATTAATAAATTTCATATTTAACATAAATTCATTGTGGGTAATTTAAGTTCTCTTtggaacaaaaaataataattgttactCCGTTAAATGAGAATTGCAGTGGCATATTCAGAGAATAGGAGCCTACAAGCCCGGCTATAAGTAAAAAAGCCCAGAGTGGGTTCAACaggatgttttaaaataaaaaaaagaaaacaatgtacCAGGAATTAAGTATATTATTGTATATGGATATATAAGGAGTCAGAAATGAATACTGAAGAACAGACAATTACACCTCTACTTTTATAAAGGATATAAAAGAACCTGCCAACTCACTTTTAACTTCGATGTCTTTTCGTGAAGCATCAGCATTTCTTTCCTTATATTCACCAACTTGGCATGATAGTGTTTGGCTTCAGTGAACTTAACATGGAAAAGTAAACGAAAAGTCAAATTAGACTGAAATAtcaaaatggttaaataaatcaATGTCTGCATTACACTTCATTCTTCCTAAATTGGTCAAATTTTTTAAAGCCTTAATTATTTCCACAATTTAAgtccaaatttaaattttattaagccATTAGTAGGATTTTGAAAACACTTGATTCAGTTCAGATTGATAAAAAGTTACTGACCATAAAATAGGCATTTATTTTGTATACAGATACATTTTTGCCTTAAAAACATGCAATATAATCCTAAAATTTCGGTAAGACTCCCCAATAATGCTATCAGTTTCATCTGAGAAAAGTAAAACTTTCTACTGCCTTTGCCAGAGGGAGACCAAGCCAGGATAAAGGACCGTTTAAGTGTCTGCCCatcaggaaaaggcaaactgTGTCCGGAGAGCCCCGGGGGCTTCCGAAGCCAGACAAGCAGAACCACCTCGGTAAGGACACTTGCCTCCCACGGAGTCACAGATGTAGATTTGCCATCTCACCCAGAGATGCCAGAAAAGCAAAACAGCACCTCACTCTCAGGCAAGGTAAGAGAGAAAACCAGGTAACAAGATTGAGAGAAGTGTCGGTAGAGATACTGGCAACCTTCATGCAGCTATACGTAAAGTCATAGTCTGGTGAGCTCTAGAGCttacagtctctctctctctctctctctctctctctctctctctctctcactctcactctcactctcactctcactctctctctaccttccagTTTGCAGTTCCTAAATGATAATCAGAACCACTATGGTGCTGAGAAACTACAAAAGAGGAAGACTTAGCTTCTGCCCCTTGCCTGCCTCCTTCACAAGATATCAGGAACTACAGGCAGAAAACTGTATTTACTACCACAGGCCTCTGCCTAATGCTAGAGGGGATGGATTTCCTTTTTGATTgttataaaaggaaaacattaataAGCCATATTTGTCCAGTGAAAAATCCATTTACTGAGGTACGCGTGAAAGTTCATAAAAATCATGCAAAACAAGCTATTTGTAATGTTTATGCCTAAGAGAAAGGTAGTCCTAAGTtccttatttttgttaattcttgtTTCTTAAAATACTAGTAGAGTATCAGTTCCTCTCATCTAAAAGCTATAGAGCTTCTGATGAAATTCAACTATTGTCATTTATATTGAAAGCTTTAAAGGGTCCATAAAGGAACTTCAAAGGGTCCGTTTTAGCGTTAATTTGTCATAACATTATGAAAATGCCatacaatttaataaaatatgaatttttaaaaccatttaatTGATAAAAAGGGatgcacaaattttaaaaaccaggTAATTGATAAAAAGAGGTGCACTTTCCCTAAGGGGAAAAATGGTATCCCAaaagtttcttatttttagttCTCTTTTATAGAAATAAAGATCTATTCCAGACTTTGTAAGTTCTATTTCCTATCACAAGTTCAACGTTTGAAAGATAACTATTCAAGACAACAGAAGTTCCATAAAGTAAATCAGTTTCCTATTAAAAGACAAATTCTACCctttaaaaaagtagatgaaAAGATCCCAAACATACATATGTACAAAGCTGGGAGGACAAGCCTATTTCTAAAACAAGAAAGATGTCATTAAACTATGTCAAGTAAATCATACTTACCAAAGCATTAATATCCAACATAGAATGACattctttaaattttgaaatCTCTTGTTCCAGTGTGTCCAGTAATACAACTTGGTTCTGTCTGAAACAAACACACGGCCAAAATACACATTACAAACTATAAGTGCTGGTTCATTAAAATGAATCACATTCATCTTGTTTAATGTTGAAGGCAGAAATTAAGTTGGAAATTATTGATTCCCCAAGGCTTATTAGGTTCAGCATaatctttttcaaaataatattccaAAGCCACATTCTGATAACCAAATGTATCTTTTATTCTTGCCTCAATTTCGATTCTAGTAACTAAAATGACCaagtcatttaaaattattacttgTTATTTTTGGCAATTCTCTGTATTCTCCCAAAAAAGTATTTTATGCTATCTTGCCAAAGAAACtcgatattttatttatattaaaactgGAAGAAAACCACAAATAAAATGAGGAGCAGTGACTTTTTAGAGTTGGGGGAAAAAATGCAGGGATATCAAGGGATAATAAGTCTAAAGGGATAAATAGGAAGCAAGGTGAAAAAAGGACTAAGGGTCCCAAGATTCCCCAACCAATAATCAGTTGTGTGATCTTAGTTTATTTCTCTGGGTCTagatttcttcatttataaagtgAGAAGGTCAAACCACATAATTTCAAAGGTTACTCATAAAAATTCTGACTCAAAACCTTTTactgagaaagagaaaccaaCTTTCCTAATATACTAgtaaagtggttctcaaccttggctgcacattagaatcacctgggaatctttttaaaatcctgatttctgggcctcatcctccggaaattctgtttctttgttatggggtggggcca containing:
- the BLOC1S6 gene encoding biogenesis of lysosome-related organelles complex 1 subunit 6 — protein: MSVPEPPLSAGVLPGPPAGLGAGERTPGLSDTSPDEGLIEDLTVEDKAVEQLAEGLLSHYLPDLQRSKQALQELTQNQVVLLDTLEQEISKFKECHSMLDINALFTEAKHYHAKLVNIRKEMLMLHEKTSKLKKRALKLQQKRQKEELEREQQREKEFEREKQLTAKPAKRT